The Oncorhynchus nerka isolate Pitt River linkage group LG15, Oner_Uvic_2.0, whole genome shotgun sequence genome contains the following window.
ATGACCTGTAAATATATCCTCCCACCGGAGAAACCGCCTGGGGAAACCGGTGTCTAACCTCAACCTCCATTGTCCTGTTTGCTCTCTCCAATGTGGCCCCGTTCTGGTgttgtttattgactgtacttccATACAGTAGAGTTGACCCAGTTACAGTCTAGCCAATCTCTTATCTGGAACAGCTGTGTCACTGTGGCAACACCAGCTGAGGAGCCTAGTGCCCTCTACTCACTCTCATGTGTTGGCCTCGACTCGCGGATAGActttgtgtgtgttggtgtaaCGCAGGGACAAATGACTcacaaatggcaccgtattccctatatagtgcactacttttgaccagagcccgaaCACACACGTACACTCCCACACAGCTTCACGCAACACAGTCTATCCGTCTGCATCGGCAATCAGTCATTGTGACGCTGAACTCATGGGGTTGTAATCACCCACACACTCTTGGTAATAATGATGAATTGTCACGAGGTTTGTTGGGATGGAAAATAGTGCTCTTTCTATTTGATTGAGCTCCAGTCTAGAGAATTCTAACCAAAATCTAATCTTTGGATAGAAACATGAGGGAGAAGCAAACTATGGTGACTTGGTGCACAGACATAGACCTGGTACTAGTATCAACTTAACCAACATTTATCATCATCTGAAACTCCACGATGCGGTCACATTTGTTGGTTAAAAATGGAAGTGTCTCTGTGGACTTTGGAAGTCCTGACGTGTGGGGGAATCCACCAGATTTCACTTCCTGTATGTGTAATTCCAAACAAGCACATTGTCTACCGGAATTGAGCCAGGTTTGTCTATAGTATTGTACCGACCCTGTGTGTATGAGCGCAGATATCTGCTCTTCCATGAAACATGCTCCTGTGCCAGTCGAGTATTTAACAgaacagtgttggtacagtatgAAGCATGGCAGTagtgaacagaacagtgttggtacagtatgAAGCATTATAGGCagtgaacagaacagtgttacagtataaagcatggtagtagttaacagaacagtgttggtacagtatgaagcatggtagtagttaacagaacagtgttacagtatgaagcatggtagtagttaacagaacagtgttggtacagtataaagcatggtagtagttaacagaacagtgttggtacagtatgaagcatggtagtagttaacagagcagtgttggtacagtatgaagcatggtagtagttaacagaacagtgttacagtatgaagcatggtagtagttaacagaacagtgttggtacagtatgAAGCATGGTAGTAATTAACAGAACAGTGGTACAGTATAAAGcatggtagtagttaacagaacagtgttacagtatgaagcatggtagtagttaacagaacagtgttacagtatgaagcactgtagtagttaacagaacagtgttacagtataaaacatggtagtagttaacagaacagtgttggtacagtatgaagcatggtcgtagttaacagaacagtgttacagtatgaagcatggtagtagttaacagaactgtgttagtacagtatgaagcatggtagtagttaacagaacagtgttggtacagtatgaagcatggtagtagttacagtatgaagcatggtagtagttgacagaacagtgttacagtataaagcatggtagtagttaacagagcagtgttggtacagtatgaagcatggtagtagttaacagaacagtgttggtacagtataAGCATGAAGTTACAGTATGGAGCATTGGtagttaacagaacagtgttacagtataaagcatggtagtagttaacagaGCAGTGTTGGTATAGTATGAAGcatggtagtagttaacagaacagtgttacagtataaagcatggtagtagttaacagaacagtgttacagtataaaGAAGAACAATGTTGGTATATGAAGcatggtagtagttaacagaacagtgttggtacagtatgAAGCATGGTAGTAGTTGTTACAGTATAAAGCATGAagttaacagaacagtgttggtacagtataaagcatggtagtagttaacagaacagtgttacagtatgtggtagtagttaacagaacagtgttggtacagtataagcatggtagtagttaacagaacagtattggtacagtatgaagcatggtagtagttaacagaacagtgttggtacagtatgaagcatggtagtagttaacagaacagtgtacagtacatgtagtagttaacagaacagtgttacagtataaaacatggtagtagttaacagaacagtgttggtacagtatgaagcatggtagtagttaacagaacagtgttggtacagtatgAAGCATGGTAGTAGTATGAACAGTGTTGGTATGGTAGtagttaacagaacagtgttacagtataaagcatggtagtagttaacagaacagtgttggtacagtatgAAGCATGGTAGTAGTTAATGAAGCAgaacagtgttggtacagtatgaagcatggtagtagttaacagaatggtagtaattaacagaacagtgttacagtatgaagcatggtagtagttaacagaacagtgttacagtataaaacatggtagtagttaacagaacagtgttggtacagtatgaagcatggtagtagttaacatggtagtagttaacagaacagtacagtatgaagcatggtagtagtagaacagtgttggtacagtataAAGCATGGTAGTAGTGTTACAGTATGAAGcatggtagtagttaacagaacagtgttggtacagtatgaagcatggtagtagttaacagaacagtgttatgaagcatggtagtagttaacagaacagtgttacagtatgaaACATAGTAGTTAAGcatggtagtagttaacagagcagtgttggtacagtatgaagcatggtagtagttaacagaacagtgttggtacagtatgatggtagtagttaacatggtagtagtagtagttaacagaacagtgttggtacagtatgaagcatggtagtagtggtaagtataaagcatggtagtagttaacagaacagtgttacagtatgaagcatggtacagaacagtgttacagtatgaagcatggtagtagttaacagaacagtgttacagtataaaacatggtagtagttaacagaacagtgttggtacagtagaagcatggtagtagttaacagaacagtgttacagtatgaaGCATGGTTAGTAGTTAacatggtagtagttaacagaacagtgttggtacagtatgaagcatggtagtagttacagtatgaagcatggtagtagttaacagaacagtgttacagtataaaGCGTGGTAGTAGTTAACAGAGCAGTATAAAGcatggtagtagttaacagaacagtgttggtacagtgtggtagtagttaacagaacagtgttacagtataaagcatggtagtagttaacagagcagtgttggtacagtataaagcatggtagtagttaacagaacagtgttggtacagtatgaagcatggtagtagttaacagaacagtgttacagtataaagcatggtagtagttaacagagcagtgttggtacagtatgaagcatggtagtagttaacagaacagtgttacagtataaagcatggtagtagttaacagaacagtgttacagtatgaagcatggtagtagttaacagaacagtgttggtacagtataaagcatggtagtagttaacagaacagtgttggtacagtatgaagcatggtagtagttaacagaacagtgttggtacagtatgaagcatggtagtagttacagtatgcatggtagtagttaacagaacagtgttacagtataaaGCATGGTCAGAGCAGTGTTGGTACAGTATGAAGAATGGTAGtagttaacagaacagtgttggtacagtatgaagcatggtagtagttactgaacagtgttacagtataaagcatggtagtagttaacagagcagtgttggtacagtatgaagcatggtattagttacagtatgaagcatggtagtagttaacagagcagtgttggtacagtatgaagcatggtagtagttaacagaacagtgttacagtatgaaagcatggtagtagttaacagagcagtgttggtacagtatgaagcatggtgtagttaacagaacagtgttacagtatgaagcatggtagtagttaacagaacagtgttggtacagtatgaagcatggtagtagttaacagaacagtgttacagtatgaagcatggtagtaattaacagaacagtgttggtacagtatgaagcatggtagtagttaacagaacagtgttacagtatgaagcatggtagtagttaacagaacagtgttacagtataaagcatggtagtagttaacagaccagtgttggtacagtatgaagcatggtagtagtgaacagaacagtgttacagtatgaagcatggtagtagttaacatgCAGCACCTGTGGAGAAatgtctgcctgtctcctctgCATATTGTAACTTCACTCATTCCATCTTTTACCAATGTTAGATTTGCTCACAGCACAGGTGAGTTTGCAATTAGAAAATGCCTACctaaatctctctctgtctctctctgtagaagATCATCGGTGTGTTCAAGCCTAAGAACGAGGAGCCTTATGGTCAGCTGAACCCAAAGTGGACCAAGTGGCTCCAGAAGCTGTGTTGTCCCTGCTGTTTTGGACGGGACTGTCTAGTCCTGAACCAGGGTTATCTGTCTGAGGCTGGGGCCAGTCTGGTGGACCAGAAACTAGAGCTTAACATAGTACCCAGGACCAAGGTAGGGaggggttagacacacacacacacactgaaccaggGTAGTCTGTCTGAAGCCTGTGCGATCAGAAACTTAATACAGTCCCCGGTGCcaaggtagtggttagacacacacacttagGCACACAGGTACTGGGAGGTCCTGCGTCAGGGTTCTTTCTTGAtttccttcactctctcactcacacacacactctctctctctctacatcttcttcaccctctccttctctccaccctcttgccccccaccccatctctccactAGGTGGTGTACCTGGCCAGTGAGACGTTTAACTATAACGCTATAGACCGGGTCAAGTCCAGGGGTAAGAGGCTGGCTCTGGAGAAGGTACCCAAAGTGGGACAACACTTCCACAGGATCGGCCTGCCTCCCAAGGTACGTCTGCTGCTTCCTGGTTGTGTTCCAAagggtaccctattccctttatagtacactacttagtTCACATACTATTCTTGAACTACAGGCCGCCCAGAGGGAAATGCAGGATGAAGGGTTTTTAAAGTGAATCCTTAATTGAAGTAAAGAGATTTAGCAGATTAAAGTTTTAAAGTTGAGACTTTACTCTAAAACTTCTCTATTAGGATCTGTGATTTCCTCTAGATttgattactctctctctctctcttactctctctcttacactcttccaccctctctctctctctctctcccaccctctctctctcctctctctcccaccctctctctctcctctctctctcccaccctctctctcctctctctcccaccctctctctctctctcccaccctctctctctcccaccctctctctctctcccaccctctctcgctcctctctctcccaccctctctctctgtctcgctctctccctcctgtcctccagttGGGTTCGTTCCAGATCTTCGTTGAGGGCTTTAAGGATGCAGACTTCTGGCTGCGGAGGTTTGAGGCAGACCccttgccagagaacaccaacagACAGATGCAACTACAGTTTGAGAGGCTGGTGGTCCTCGATTACATCATCAGGAACACAGGTACGTAACCAAGGCAATGACGGTGAAGAAAGACAAGCAGGCCGGCTGACACCTGTGTGAATATGTGACATGTCAATCCCTTTAAGAAATAGTGATGTGGAAGGTGTATTAAActctaacacctctctgtctccacagaTCGGGGAAACGATAACTGGCTTCTAAAATATGACTGTCCCATGGACCAGGGAAACAGGgtaaccacacacccacacaccagaACAGGCACTgaaaccttgtgtgtgtgtgtctgttcctttTTCGGTGTCTGTTCTGGGGGGGGGGACTCTTATGCACTTATGTCTGACTCAGAGtgctctctttccacctctctgtctaccccccTGTCTATCACCCCtgctctcccctccactctctctgtccagGACACAGACTGGGTAGTAGTGAAGGATCCTATCATCCAACTAGCTGCTATAGACAACGGACTGGCCTTCCCTCTCAAACACCCCGACTCCTGGAGAGCCTGTAAGCACCGCCTTCTGCCTCCTCAACCAATCACTGAACAGCTTGTAGAGATGCTCTGACCAATCACAGAGCAGTTTGTAGAGATGCACTTTCCCACTGACCAATCACAGAGCCCCCTATAGAAATGCACCTTCTTTGTGACCAATCATTGCATTTCTCACTAAAGTTTGTTAATTTTTTGACCAATCGTAGACCCGTTCTACTGGGCGTGGCTGTCCCAAGCCAAGGTACCATTCTCCCAGGAGATAAGAGAGCTGGTTCTTCCCAAACTGGCTGATCCCAACTTTATCAAAGATCTGGAGGAAGACCTGTACGAACTGTTtaaggtgaggaggagggagggagacaacttCAAACAGAATTGATTATCCAATCTTTGATGGTGTTTCTATTTGAGTATTTTTGACCCTTGACCTGTGTGTTGCAGAAAGACCCAGGCTTCGACAGAGGGCAGTTCCACAGGCAGATAGCTGTTATGAGAGGACAGGTATGTTTTAAATACGCCATGCCTCTTTTTAAATAACATATCCTGGAAAACTTCATTTAAACACAGTCTCTCAAAACGCTGCCTGTCCATTTTTAATAGCCTGGGAATCGGCACACATTTCAGCAAATAAAAGCCGGGTCTAGATGAATTGTTTACAAGTGAAAGTCGGTGAGTAACGTCATTggatgagacagcagtgtggttTGACGTGGTCGGCTCAACTACAGCCGATACGAGAGACTGAAGGAGTGAGAGAATGGGGCTGAAACATGAACTCTGGGGTTACTAGGCAGTCTAGTCTCTGCAAGTCTAACCtgccatggatgtgttactctAATGTTTATACTGCTCACAATAAACCGCGTGGTAGTCTTCTCAACCTTTTTATTGGGTAAAAGCTGTGCGCATTAAGGAAATAGAAGCCTGGCTCTAATAAGCGCTGGTCGTGTTCAGTGATTGAAGCAAATAAATGTTGGGCTATTAATTGAAGTTAACTTGGAAATAACTATGTAGAAATAACTTCTCAttctttgtagatcagtcagtcacaattGACCCACAATGCATCACAGATGTCATGCCCTTATGGAGAGTATCCaacctgtcggtctctctctcaccccctctctggtGGCCTAGATCCTGAACCTCAGCCAGGCTCTGAAGAACAGTAAGACCCCCTCCAGCTGGTCCAGATGCCTCCAGTTATAGTAGAAACAGCCAGAGCACCACAGAGGGCCAACAGTGAGTCTTACACACAGAGCTTCCAGAGCAGGAGACCCTTCTTCACccggtggtagagaggaggaggagtgagcaAGTGTGTACGTCAAATGTATGTGTGTAAAGGGCAAACGAGCGAGGAGTCTCTCCGCCCCGCCCTACCCCCGCCCCGCCCTCTCCTACCCCCGCCCTCCCTCCCCCGCCCTCTCCTACCCCCAACGGATACAGACGGTATTGAGAATGACTGAGGAAGACGAGAGGACTGAGGACAAAAGGAAGAGAACGCATATCCCTccgtctgtttgtctctgtgccTTGTGTGGATGTCAAAGAAGAAGATGATGATATATCTTCCTATAAGGAATGGAGTCTATATGATGGGCTTAGTAAACTCCCTTTCTATGGAGGTGTCCCAAAAGGAGCCCTactccctagtgcactacttttgaccagggcccatagggttccatttgggaaacAGACACTTAACTCAGCCACTGCAGTTttaaagcctctctctctctctcccccggttTGGGTGAGAGGTGGTGTTGCATTCCTTATGACGGCCACTCTGTGGACAGCAGCAGCCATGCAGACTCATTGCTCTCATGGCTCTCTACTGCCCCCTTTGTCTTCGGATGAGGAACTGCAAGGTACTGCAGCGCGTTGAAGTTTTAGGGGGCCACATTTGGAGAAACTACTACTTTTCCCCCTTTCTGAAAATAACAGGGGAAAAGTAGATCAGATTTTCCTCTCTGCCATTCtgtagtcaaatacatttaagatGTCTCCCATCGCTTCTGTTTACTTTGATTTCTGGTCATTTTTGAAAATAATTTTTTGTTCTTGTGGGAGAAAGATGGACACGTTTTTTTGAAAACACACTATCAGGACTTCCTGCTGTTGCCACAGATTCTAACTGACCTGAAATGTATTGTGACATTTGCACTGTATAATTTGTATGTAATATATTTAATGAAAGATTATAACAAAACTGTATTACATTAATACCATGTATCTTGTCGTTTGTTTTGATAAATGTGTTTTTATTTAGAGAGAAGACTTTATTCTTATTTTCCCCCTCACTTTATTTGGTGAGGACATTCATCTACTTGTTAGACAAACCTATGCACACAAATACATATATGCAAGTTTACTTTGACAGATTTGCATGTTTATGTGTCAACCATAACCCTTAAGCGGATAGTTCACTCAAACTAAATCTTATTTTtattcattagtccactgttggaCCACTTTCAGTACAGAGTGATAACTGTCGTGTGTTTTCCATCACAGTTAAAGCTGTGTAAATGTCTTCCTATGTTGTTTACACCTGTCCAAGTCCTTTCAGGTTTAGTTGTAGGACATCTACCAGGTATCGCTTTGTTATAGAGAACCATTTCTAGTGTTACTGGCTTTCAGGTTTAGTTGTAGGACATCTACCAGGTATCGCTTTGTTATAGAGAACCATTTCTAGTGTTACTGGCTTTTCTACGAAGTCCATGCCTTTGGGATTTTTGGACCACACACAGGCTGTGTTCGAGAGGATCAAAACCGCAATGCATCATGGGCAAATTGTAACTGACCGACTGAACTACAAATAATGAGTTATttgatgcaaggtgatttgtagattcGACAGTCGCCTGCAGTCGTTTTGAAGCTCTCGAACACGGCCATAGTCACCTGCCGATAGTGTTGTAGATCGGTCTGTCTGCTCTGATCAGTCAGTGAACAGTGACTGAGCAGGATTGATAATGCTCTCAAACAGTCATTGTGATGTTGCCAGTTCTCTCCCTTCCTTTGGTTAAAAGTGACAACGTCTCGACAAGTAAGGTTAGGTTGACAGTATGGTCGAAAACGTACTTCATTTAACTCCACACATGGCAACTCTGTATTGAATGACACCTCGCTCTGATTGGTGTGAATGGAAAAAGGACCAATCACAGAGCAGCTTTACGACACGTTTTAAGTTCAGCAGGCCAGCGCTCATTTCTCTCCATTGGCTCAGTGTAGAATGCGATGGAGGTAGCGTTCTGGGTCCCTGGTTCCCTCCTGCCTCGTCGCGGCCCCCCAGCCTCTCCAGATGGGGTCTCTCTGAGGGCCTCTGTCGTCCGTCAACTGGGCGCCCCCTCTGCACCTGTTGACCCTCCAGGGAGGGGGTCCAGCTCTCCAATATTACTGGGGTCCTCCTCTTCATTGTCCTCAGGGTGGTCCAAACCCTCCTTAATCctggaaggagaagagggggagggagggagagcataaatgagagggaaggaaggaaagagtgagggatagagagaaggaaaagtgagagagaggggaaagtgagagagggggagggagggaattcTCTTTAAAACAAagtcacagtggaaacatctGGAAGTGGTATTTCAGGCCCAACCCTGCTTCTACCTATGCGGTTGCTTCAGGGCCTGTATGTATCAAAGCTTTCAAAGTagtagtgctgatctaggatcaagtGTTGCCTTTTGGATCACAAAGAATAAGATTAGATGGACATGGGGGATCTGAtccaagatcagcactcctactatgAGATGCTTGATACATAGGGCCTCAGATGTGCAAACACTGACATGGGATAGAAGAAGAGACCATAGAGATCATTAGAAGCCTGACTACCACTAATTTAATCGATCTGTCAGTTAAACGTAAGTTAAATGTGGAGTCTATCTAGTCAGGTGGAGGATGTAGTTAAAGGATTTGAGCTGATCTGTCTGTTGATGCCAGACCAAATACCCTTGACCTGGTTTCCACTCTCTTTAattatctgtctctctgcctcctctttccttctctcgttgtgctctctctctccatctgtctctaactcctttctctcccttctatccctcctctctcttaccTGAGGTGTCCAAATGCTTTCAGCAACTTGGGTTCTCTGTGTCCCTCCGTCCTGATACCACTCCTGCTTCTGGCTCTCACCTGAACCCCACCAACGCCTGGGCCAGCCCtgcatccatctctccctcctcctcttcctctcctcctctctctctctgtctccctcttctctgcccCACACCAGTCTTGCCCGCTGCTCTGGGTCCCGGTCCCCGGCCACATGGAACAGCCGTCTTAGCTGACGCAGATTTACCCCCCGCGAAGATGTTGGAACATCCCGACTTCCTGCTTCGCCTCTTTTCAGGCTGCCAGAGCAGGGACGGACCTTCCTCCACAGAGGGGTTCCGGGTCCTCCATAACCctcagagagggagatggagggtgaggaggagagagggagggatgaggtagTAGTAGGGAGATCAGGTTGATGAGAGATGGATTGAAAGAATAGAGGGATTCCAAGACAACTCCGTCAGCACCTGCAAACAAACAGACATCAATTATTAGCTAAATGTCGCTAGCCCCTGACCTGGGCTGGCAACTGCCCAGCAACCTAGGTAGTCTGTTTTGTGGGATGACAGCATTATCCTTGAGCCTCAGACCACACAATGTCTGCATcccaaaatagcaccctattccctatatagtgcactctgggccctggttagaagtagtgcactacatgagaatagggtgccatttgggatgtagccaaAGACACTCTGTAGGTTGTCAAggaaacacatgcacacatgcagtgTAAGCCTgcttagagaggagggagaggaaggagagagaggggatggggggagcgagggaagggaaggggggagagagagaggatgggggagcgaggaaagaggaaggagggggagagagagaggaaggaagagaacaGAACGTTTAAAAGCTGGTTGTTGACTCCAACAAGGGATAAAGAGTGGATGTTGGACTGAGGCCCTTTGTGTTGTTACTAAGCAACAGTGAGACATTATCTTATAGTTCAACTATATTACAAGGCACTTGTATTAGTATAACACTGGCACTGTCTGAAATACTGATGTTGACAGAAATAAGGTGAAAGCAAAGGTTAAACAAAGCAACGTTTAATGAGAGAGGGTGGTGTCTATCAGGTGTAATGAGAGAGGGTGGTGTCTATCAGGTGTAATGAGAGAGGGTGGTGTCTATCAGGTGTAATGAGAGAGGGTGGTGTCTATCAGGTGTAATGAGAGAGGGTGGTGTCTATCAGGTGTAATGAGAGAGGGTGGTGTCTATCAGGCGGAGGTCATGGCTTCATTTTCCGTTTAATGAGAGAGGGTGGTGTCATAGACACAGGGCTGGCCACAGATACAATGAAGCATGACACTGTCTGATGCGCTAAGATTAGTAAACCTAGTGTAAAATCATGTAATTATAAGTAGTATATAAAATGACCAATTGTTTACATAATGAGTAACTTGATGAATATCATAGATAATAACCTACATCAAGTACCAACAATCATTATTATGCTTGACAGTCACAGGGGCAGCCACTGAAATGCGGGAATGCCTAGTTATGCCTGGAATTATAATTGACCTTCCCACCCAGCAGCGAAGCGCAATCTGCTCCATAGGCGCGCATTTTGGCGAACAGTTTGCTGCGGGCCGCAAGATGTTTCACGATCGAACATATTTGTTTATAGTATGCCTACCAATAACGTACAAATAATGCGTATAAAATAGCATGACATGTTGTAAATCAACACATAACGTTACCTGCACAACAGAATCAATGAGCTATTAGTCAAGCGGATTTGCTGCGTGAATAGAGATTATAAACTCTTACCCCTTCAGCAAGTGAACGCAGTAAAATCTGACACCTGCTCAGGCTCTGAGGAGATGTAGCCTACTGCGCAGATATGGAATTCCATATGGAAATTGACATTATCCGCTACTTTATAGTAGCCTTCTTCTGCTGTCAAAGACGAGAACCAAACAAAGTTTTTCTGTGTAGTGTGCGCTTGAGCCCTCACATTgaactctctctcactatctcattctctctttgtctcgctctctctctcgacaaCCAATAGCAGCACTTGGGACACAGCACTCCCCTCCTATTCGACCGGGGCGACCCCTTTCTGACCAATCACAGGCTTTGAGAAAGACGCGTCAGCAACTGTTTAGATCACACAGTGTACAAGGTGTGATCTGACATTGACGTCATCGGCGCGTGTGCTTACCTCAAAGCCAGGGTTGCCATGTCATGGAGCGTATTATTAAGCTCCCAATAATAATCTAACGTCTAACGTCGATATTCCTTCTTAATTCGCTAGCTAACGTTGTGGGGGGAAAGGGTTTATTAGAGAAATGTGTCAAATCATCTCTTGCTGCAACAGAAATGTTGACCTAGTTTTCTGAACCCGTGGGGGGGTTTTTGAGAGGTTATTGTCATTTCATATGTACCTGGCAACCCTGCTCAAAGCAGAGGGGAAGAAACCATCAGGAGTGTAATTCATCCATGTGCCATTCCTCCTCCACAGACATATCTATAATCATCATCATAACAGTGTGTAAAAAATTGTGTAAGACAGGGTAAATGCGTCCGCATGCGTCAGTTCGGCCGGCGTCTAGCCGAAGTCAGTTAGGCGAACCGAACTAGTGTGGTCCCATGCACTCAAAATGCACtactccaaaaaataaagggaacactaaaataacacatcctagatctgaattaatgaaatattcttattaaatactttttttctttacatagttgaatgtgctgacaacaaaatcacacaaaaatgatcaatggaaatcaaatttatcaacccatggaggtctggatttggagtcacactcaaaattaaagtggaaaaccacactacaggctgatccaactttgatgtaatgtccttaaaacaagtcaaaatgaggctcagtagtgtgtgtggcctccatgtgcctatATGACCtctctacaacgcctgggca
Protein-coding sequences here:
- the pi4k2a gene encoding phosphatidylinositol 4-kinase type 2-alpha, giving the protein MDETSPLVSPLRDSNDFGFCPTEPTSPRGGFGGTPGSVVRIPAGSPERSRERQPLLDRDRGGSPRDPHRNDFSEDPEFREIIRKAERAIDEGIYPERIYQGSSGSYFVKDSQGKIIGVFKPKNEEPYGQLNPKWTKWLQKLCCPCCFGRDCLVLNQGYLSEAGASLVDQKLELNIVPRTKVVYLASETFNYNAIDRVKSRGKRLALEKVPKVGQHFHRIGLPPKLGSFQIFVEGFKDADFWLRRFEADPLPENTNRQMQLQFERLVVLDYIIRNTDRGNDNWLLKYDCPMDQGNRDTDWVVVKDPIIQLAAIDNGLAFPLKHPDSWRAYPFYWAWLSQAKVPFSQEIRELVLPKLADPNFIKDLEEDLYELFKKDPGFDRGQFHRQIAVMRGQILNLSQALKNSKTPSSWSRCLQL